The Endozoicomonas sp. 4G DNA segment AGTCGGCAGTGGCATCAATGATGAAACGATTAAATTCCAAAATAGGCTGTTCCAGCGCCTGAATATGGGCGGGAAACTTCTCGGGCAGAGGGTCCAGACCTACGCAGAGCAGAGAGTTGTTCTTACGCATAGCCGCCTGAACCTGATCCAGAAAACGCATAACAAAGCCTTATGTAGCGGTGAACGATGTCTGGGCGGGCAGTGTAACAGATTGCAGGCCGGGTTTGTTGCGACCCATAAGAAATTTGCCGGGCAGAGGGATTATAGGCGGCTTTGCGCCACGCTTCAGGGTTTCTGAAGTTCCGTATTTTCTGAGTTCCTGATATACCGCTTTACAGGCCATCAGGTTTTTAATGGTTTGTTTGGCGACTATTGTCATTACGGGGATGAGATATAAGGCCATCAGCAGAGGGTGAGAGATGGCCTGCAGGATGATCAGATAAGCGCCAACAATGGCACCTGCCGCTTGCAGTACACTGACGGTTCGGCGCACTTTAATGACCTGACTGACCAGTGTTCCCAACAGATAGCCTGCGACCGCACCGGGAATAGCGACCACGGTGGTCAGTAATCGCGCTCCTTCAATAATGCCCCTGATCGGGCTTATAGCGGCGAAAAGAGCTGTTTGGATGGCTGCACTGAATTTTCCTGTTTTCTGCATACTCCCTACTCCTTGTGGTGTTTTTATATTATTTGCCAAGTATGCAGGGATTCGCTTCGAAAATGACTGACAGAGCCGTTAGTTGCGCTAACTACAAGCTCGTTAATTGCCCGGACTGAATGGCCTGGCAGTAGAAGAAACTGAAATGGCCAACCAGGCTCTCTCCGTACTCAACCGGAGTTTTCTCCAGCAGTGTGCAATTCATATTCGGAACACTGATGGTATTCTCGTTATCGGGTAGAATCACGATGCCATGGGTCCAGCGGTCAGCGGCGCCAAACCAGCGAACGTACTGACTGGGATCAGAGCTTAAATCACGAACGGGCGCACCCTGGGTGTACCAGGACAACTGACTTGCATAGTGCCAGTTGGTGACCAGCAATGTTGGCTCTTCATAATCCGGATCGGGTTCAATGGTCTGCAATAAGCGTTGACCCTCTTCGGCGGCTTCTTCCCACCCCATTGTTTTTCCCAGCGGGTGCTTCATGTCAGGGAACTCAAGCATGGGCAGGGGAATCACCAAAAACGCCATCAACAACACCGCAGAAAAGCTACCAGAACCTTTTGCCAGCCAGCGAACAGCTCTTGAACCCCAGCACTCTGATACCCATAGTGCCGCAAGAGGAGCCAGCAGATACCAGCTGATCAGCGTCCAGTGGGCTGATGATCGCCCTGCTCCAGACATCCAGAAAAACAGCAGCAGGATAGGCCATGCCATCAGCACCAGGGCCTTCCCGCCGGGATTACCGCTGCGCATCACCCGGGCTGAGCCCAGCAGGCCGCCGATAAATAACAGTGGGGAATAGACACCGATCTGGATCGCTATGGCTTCAAAAGCGCTGGCCAGACTCCATGTACTATCGGACTCTTCGAACTGGTAACCCAGTTGAAACTGGAAGGATGCCCAATCATTTTGCCAGTTCCAATAGAGTACAGGACTGATCATCAACAGCGTGATGGCCATGGTCAGGTAAAGTCCGGGGTGTTTGAGAACGGCAAAACCACGATTCATAAGCAGTATCAGTCCCGATGACAGAGCAAGAGTGACACCTGTGTACTTGGACAACCCCGCCAGGCCAAGGGCAAACCCCAGGCCCAGCCAATTCTGCCAGCGGTCTTTATTTTGCAAAGTAAGGAGAGAATGAAGGCACAGCAGAGCCGCAAAGAGCAGCGGCACTTCCGGTGCCATGGTAATTCCCAGATGGGTGACGATGGCCCCATTGATGATTAATAGGGTAATGGGTGCAAGCCATGGATGGGCTGTGGGAAATAAACGCTCACAGGATCTGGCAAGCAGATACTGACTGGCGGTCAATAATACTATCGGGATCAATCTCAATAAAAAGTCATGATCTGAAAACAACTGTGGAATCGTTTGCAGCCAACCTGTCAGCGGTGGGTGATCCAGATAGCTCCAGTCAAGATAAGTACCGTACAGGGCGTAATGAGCTTCGTAATGAGTCAGTGGAATCAGTGCTGCCAACAAAAGATGTATGGTCAGGAATACCAGAATCAGGGCAGAGGTCAGCCGTTGTGGATTAAACAGTGGGTCAGACAGTGAGTCAGACAGTTTGGGCGGGAACTTGGCAGGCAGGTCTTCTATAGAGGGCAACATCTTGGCTTGGTATCGATACGGAGGTTTTGATTCGATGATTATCCACGGATCAACATGAAAAAATTGCACTTATTTCGGGTCACTGGGTTCCAGAACCGCTGAATTAAAAATAACTGCTAACAGTTCTGGCGAAACTGTGCATTTGGCCTAATGTCATACAGTTAAGATTTCGATGCGGGAAGTTCAGAACGTGTCCAATGCCACTCTCTTTTGTATCTGCTCTCTGGTTTGGGGCTCTACCTGGTATGCTGTCAGCTGGCAGCTGGGAACCGTTGACGCCATGTGGTCAATCGCTTACCGGTTTCTGTCAGGGGCGCTGTTGTTATGGCTAATCTGTCGTTTCAGGGGTAGGTTTTCAGGCTTTACCCGGCAGCAGCATTTGAGACTTTTTTTTCAGGGAACCTTCCTTTGCGGTGTGTCCTACTGGCTGGTCTATGAGAGCGAAAAGTTCATCAGCAGTGGGCTTTCAGCATTGATTTGCACGGGCATTCTTTATTCAAATGTAGTGATTGCCCGGTTTTGGCTGGGACACGCCATTAAACGCTCTGTTCTGATAGGAGCGGCACTGGGCAGTGTCGGTATATTGATGGTGTTTTTCCCCCATATCACGCAGATTGACCCAAGCTCTCAGGAATTGAAGGGGCTGGCACTGGCACTGGTTGCCGTATTGATGTTTTCCATGGGCAGTGTGTCCTGCGAGATTAACGAAAAAGACGGTTTGTCAGTGGTACCGGTGACGGTGTTTACCATGTTGTATGGTGGCCTGGAAATGGTGGGGCTGGCCTTGCTCCGCGGTGTTCCACCTTCGTTTGACTTTAGTCCGGGTTACCTGCTTTCCCTGGTTTATCTGGTGGTTTTTGGTTCAGTTGTCGCCATGACTTCATACCTTTCCCTGATTCAGCGAATGGGATCTGATCGCACCGCTTATGTGGATATTGTCTATCCCATTATTGCCCTCTTGATCTCCACTGCTCTGGAGGGTTACCAATGGACACCGGTGTCAGTATTGGGGGTGGGGATTATTTTGCTGGGCAATGTCTTTGCCATGGGGAACCGCTTTGACCGGCCAAGAACCGAGACCAGCTGTTAAAGCCTGTAAGCTATACAAATGGATGACTTACAGGGCATACAGCCGTCATGGCACGTGATAACCCATGGGCTTCATCGCGTCATACTGTAGCCAGACTTTGTTCAGCCAGCTTTCTTCACCCAGCCAGTCCAGCACCCAGCGAATACCATTGCCCATGACCTCCTTGTTCCAGGCCAGGTAACAACTGTCATTCATGGGAATATCCAGCACATCCCTGCGAACCAGCAATTCCTGCTCAATGTAGGGCTGAACAAAGTGGCTTGGCATGACGGTAATGCCCAACCCTTTCAGCAGACACTCAATGGCCATGCGGAAACTGGGAACCAGGAGAATTTGCTGATCTTCGAGCAGCAGGTTGTAGCCTTGTCGAAAGACTCTGGATGTATCCTGAATGCAGATTGAACTGTAATTCTTCAGCATGTCCTGACTGATGAGACCGGAAATACTGGCTAACGGATGCCCGGGAGACATCACCAGATCCCATTCCAGCGAACCCATGGACTTCCATTCAAAACGATCGTTCGTCTCAATATTGTCCGGAATAGCCTTGGGAGCCCCAATGACCAGTTGGCAACGGTTATGGAACAGGGCATCCCAGGAGCCGTTGTGAACTTCAGTATTGATCACCAGACTGGTTTCCGGGCGAACCGCCTGAAGGTCGCGAATCAGATCGTAAACCATGCCCTGGTTAACAACATTATCCAGGGCAATCTTGATTTCATGTTCCCAGCCGGTAGCCATCTGGCGGGTGGTTTTCTCCAGTTCCTCCAGTTCAGCCAGCAGTTTGCCAGTCTGACGGATAAAGTGTTCGCCTGCCGGGGTCAGTTCAACCCGTTTACTGTCCCTCAGAAACAGTTGCACATCCAGGCGTTCTTCCAGCTTGCGGACGGTATAGCTGATTGCTGAAGGTACTTTATGCAGGTACCTGGCCGCAGCAGTAAAGTTTCTGAAGTGGGCCACGGCTCTGACAATTTCGAGGGATTCCGTTGGGATCATAAGGCGAGTACGACTGTTTGCTGGCTTTATAGTCCCCATAGAGTACTACTTAGGACGTCAGAAAAGCAGTGGTATTATTCAAAAAAGCCGAATGCCCGTCCGAAAATACTTGTTGTATTTACTGGCAGGTATTCTCTAGGATACGCCTTCACTTCAAGCGACCCGGTCCCATGAGGGGCATGTGCTGCACCCTTGCCTACTTCTGCAGTACAGAAACTCTTTTGAATCAGAGGACAGAATCATGACCGATCTCACTGCCAGCAGCCGTAAGGCCCTGCAACTGATGGACCTCACTTCCCTGAATGAAAATGATACGCCGGAAGTGATTATTGATCTTTGCCACAAAGCCAAAACACCAGCAGGCAATACCGCTGCCGTCTGTATTTACCCAAGATTTGTTCCCATCGCCAAAAAGACCCTTAAAGAGCTGGGTCTGAAGGATGTAACGGTTGCTACCGTTACCAACTTTCCCGAGGGCGGTGATGATATTGAGCTGGCGGTCACAGAAACCAGGGCGGCTGTCGTTTATGGTGCCGATGAAGTAGACGTTGTTTTCCCCTATCGCGCCTTTATGGCAGGTGATGAAACGGTTGGAGCTGAGCTGGTTCGTCGTTGCAAAGAAGTCTGTGCAGACAAGGTGATGCTCAAGGTGATCATTGAGTCCGGTGAACTGAAGGATCCGGCCCTGATCCGTCGGGCCAGTGATATTTGCATTGAAGCCGGTGCTGACTTTATCAAAACCTCAACCGGTAAAGTCCCTGTTAATGCGACACCGGAATCTGCCCGCATCATGCTGGAAGCCATTCGCGACAGTGGCAGGCAAAACGTAGGCTTTAAACCTGCTGGTGGCATTCGAACAGCACAGGACGCAGCAGAACACCTGGCTATTGCCGCTGACGTTATGGGAGAGGAGTGGATCGATCGTAACCACTACCGCTTTGGTGCCAGTAGCTTGCTCGGAAGCCTGCTGGTGGCGCTTGGCCTGAAAGAACAGGAAGACGATAAAGGCGGATACTGAGTTTTCTTTCGTCTTTAAAAAAAGTCCGACAGGCTCCTGGGTTAGGAGTCTGTTCTTCGAATTGATTGGCTGGAACGCTGATAAGCGTTCATAAAAGCACGGTAATTTGAGTTCAGCCAAATGGAAAAATCTTTTAAGTGTTTTATCCGATCTTTCAAGTATTTTCTTTTCCTCTCTTTTTGTTCAATTCCATGAGTATGCAGATAGTCTTCGACTTCAGTCAATGACTCAAGCAGTAACAAAGTAGTCTCTGATTGTGTCAGCAGATCTGAAAATCCTGTCCAGAGGGTTAGCATTATGGTTATGAGCTCATTTCTATCAAAAAAGGTTCTTTGCACTCGTTGTTCTATGTAATTTTTCAAGGATAGAAGTAATTCTTGAAATATTTTAGGACTTTCATTACCAGGGTTGTTTTTTGCGTCGGTTAATAGTTTCTTGAATATTTTAAATAATTTCTTTTCTTTTATTTTCTTTTTTTCTTTTCCTTCTGAAGAAATAATGGTGTCATCCCAATATGACGCGCTAAAATAACTCGACATGTTTTCAACATGTATTGTTGCTAATTGTATGGTGAAAGGATCAAGGATCATGCTTACGGACTCAACCAGGTTTGCGAATTGATTACTTGAGGCAACGATTTCTGGATTGTTTTCACCATGCTGTTGCATCACGCTTAACATTCGTATTTCTGATTGTATATAGCGTTGGTAAAGCGGCATTCCGATATTGTTATCGCTATAAGTGAGAAAGGTAATGGCGGCTTCTAGCATTGGGTCAATGGCTATCTCTGGTTCTTCAATAAATAAGGGGTTGTTGTTCATCTGCAGCAAATGGATATAGCTCATTTCTCGCCAGAATTGTATGTCAGAGCTGACGGGGATACATTTTGCAACATTCTTTTTTAAAGTTTTTAGAGTCAATATGGGTTTATTTGTACCTAAAAGGTCAGCTTTTTTATCAAGAATTCTCGCAATGCCAGACAAGCTAGAGGCGTGATTCAGGAATGTTTGAAAAAAGAAATGAGTCGCTTGAGAGTTGGCGCCATTTGAACGGATGGCTGCATAGTAACTCAATATTAATATCGCAAGGCCCTGGGCTTGATGTGGTTTATCTAAATCAATTGGAGATACGGTATCCTCGATAGTATTTAGAATGGTTATCAACCGAACCTGGTCTTCGTTAACCGTTATATTGAGAGCGTGTATCAATTGAGTAAGCATTTTAGCAATTGTCAGGCCTTCATTAGAGATTGACGGAATGTAGTCCAACAGGGTGTTTATGGTGGTTTGATCAAGCCATGTATTCAACCCATTGACAGTGGCGACAATATATTCATGGTTTATTAGAGGAGGCTGAATTTGCAATACAGCCTGTGGCTGAGCTGCTTCAGCCCCCGCTGATGTGCCTGGCTGCGTTCCTTGCTCATTTTCATGGTTCATGGCGAAGACGGCACGGGTCATATTTGAGTTGAGTTCGAAAGGGGGGAGTCTGTCTATGTTAATCAAATAGTCCAGGAAACTGGATTTTTTTTTCATTTCTTCTTCAGTGGTTATTTTTTTTTCAATAAATTCCTCAATCAAAGGTGTTGATAGAATATTTTCTGCCAACACTTTTGAACAGGAGCAAGCCATTATAATCAGACTAAGGAAAGCAGCCGTATGATAGGCTTTGTTTCGATGGGAAAATATTGATTGCTTTGTTGTTTCAGGTAGCTGGGAAGTGGAGTTACTCATAAACATCTGCCTTTTCTAGCTTATGAATGCACAGAAAACCGATCCTTGGATCACAGCGTTGCCGAATTTTTTTGGTGCCAGCAGTTTGTTAGAAACTGCTGGCAGCCTAAATCATAAGTCAGATTCACCACCCTCAGGCTTATTAGTGTCAACATCATCTATGTCAGCTTCATCTATGTCAGCTTCACCATGGTCAGCCTTATTACTGTCAGCATCATCCATATCAGATTCCTCCAGGTCAGATTCATCCGTGTCAGATTCACTACCCTCAGGCTTCTTGCTGACAGCGCCATCTACGTCCGAGTCAACAGGGGGGTCCATATAAAATCCATAGTTGGAACTAAACCATTTGACGAATGCTTGCAACGCTTCTATTCGATCTTGCAGGTGTTTTTTCTTGTTCTCATCACTGTAGGGCCCGCCTTCTGCTTGTGCTGCCTTGTCCGATTCAGCTGTTTCAGGCTGTTCAGAATAGATTGCCAATATTTTTTCTGATCGTTCCAGCAAGTCAGCAAATCCTGAGCCAATGGTGCCCATTATGATTTTGTAATCACCTTCATTATCCTTCAAAGCTTTTCGTAACTGATGCTCTATGTATTTTTGTAGCGATGAAAGCAACTTTTCAAATAATTTAGTGCCGTCCTTCCCGTTATTTTGTTTTGCGTCATCTAATACCTTTTGGAATGTTTCAAATATCGTTTCTTCTTTGCTTTTTTGCTCTGAAGGCTCGGTACCATTTTCTACGACTGAAGGTTCAGTGCTATCTCCCAGCCAGCCTGATGCACGAAAATAACTCGACAAGTTATTAACATGTGATTGCGCGAGTGTTGTCGCGTAAGGATCAAGCAGCATCCCTATGACATAAATCAAACTCGTAAACTGATTATTAGAGGCAACTACCCCAGGATTTGTGTCACTATGTTCTGCTGATACCTGCAATGACCGGGTGAGTGATTCTATATTAAATTCATAAAGTGGCCCCCCGTTCCTGTTAACCCCGTAATTGAGTAGATTGGCAGCGTGCTGAAGTACCGAGTCAGCCGGTTGTTTTTCCTTTTCCTTTTCCTTTTCCTTTTCCTTTTCCTTTTTAGCTTTTAATAACTCATTCACTTGTTGCAAAAAATCACGGCGTGCTTCTTCTAACGCTTTTATTGCATAAAAGACTGAAAACGATTCTTGAACGTTGTCGGATAAAAGTTCGGGGTCTATGGGTTTATCTGTACCTAAAAGGTCACCTTTTTTGCCATGGAGTCTCCCGATGCCAGACAGGCCGACGGCGTGAAGCAGGAATGCGTTAAAAAAGAACTGAACCAACTCAGGGTCTTGTTTATCTGCATGGAGGGCGGCATAGAAACTCACGATTAACATCGCGAGGCTCTGTCTTTGTTGTTTTTTTTCCAAATTGACAGGAGATGATTCCCCCTGGATGGTATTTAAAACACTCATCAGCGTATTCTGGTTGTCGTTAAGTTTTATGTCGAGTATTGCTATCAAATTACTAATCATTACTGAAATTGAATGACCAGCATCGAGATCGGGCTTCGAGATATACTCAAACATAGCGTTTAAAACGTCTTCAGGAATGCCTGTATTCATGCCATTAATTTCGGCTTTAATCTCTTCCAGGCTCATGAACGGA contains these protein-coding regions:
- a CDS encoding glycosyltransferase family 39 protein, producing MLPSIEDLPAKFPPKLSDSLSDPLFNPQRLTSALILVFLTIHLLLAALIPLTHYEAHYALYGTYLDWSYLDHPPLTGWLQTIPQLFSDHDFLLRLIPIVLLTASQYLLARSCERLFPTAHPWLAPITLLIINGAIVTHLGITMAPEVPLLFAALLCLHSLLTLQNKDRWQNWLGLGFALGLAGLSKYTGVTLALSSGLILLMNRGFAVLKHPGLYLTMAITLLMISPVLYWNWQNDWASFQFQLGYQFEESDSTWSLASAFEAIAIQIGVYSPLLFIGGLLGSARVMRSGNPGGKALVLMAWPILLLFFWMSGAGRSSAHWTLISWYLLAPLAALWVSECWGSRAVRWLAKGSGSFSAVLLMAFLVIPLPMLEFPDMKHPLGKTMGWEEAAEEGQRLLQTIEPDPDYEEPTLLVTNWHYASQLSWYTQGAPVRDLSSDPSQYVRWFGAADRWTHGIVILPDNENTISVPNMNCTLLEKTPVEYGESLVGHFSFFYCQAIQSGQLTSL
- a CDS encoding EamA family transporter, producing MSNATLFCICSLVWGSTWYAVSWQLGTVDAMWSIAYRFLSGALLLWLICRFRGRFSGFTRQQHLRLFFQGTFLCGVSYWLVYESEKFISSGLSALICTGILYSNVVIARFWLGHAIKRSVLIGAALGSVGILMVFFPHITQIDPSSQELKGLALALVAVLMFSMGSVSCEINEKDGLSVVPVTVFTMLYGGLEMVGLALLRGVPPSFDFSPGYLLSLVYLVVFGSVVAMTSYLSLIQRMGSDRTAYVDIVYPIIALLISTALEGYQWTPVSVLGVGIILLGNVFAMGNRFDRPRTETSC
- the deoC gene encoding deoxyribose-phosphate aldolase; translation: MTDLTASSRKALQLMDLTSLNENDTPEVIIDLCHKAKTPAGNTAAVCIYPRFVPIAKKTLKELGLKDVTVATVTNFPEGGDDIELAVTETRAAVVYGADEVDVVFPYRAFMAGDETVGAELVRRCKEVCADKVMLKVIIESGELKDPALIRRASDICIEAGADFIKTSTGKVPVNATPESARIMLEAIRDSGRQNVGFKPAGGIRTAQDAAEHLAIAADVMGEEWIDRNHYRFGASSLLGSLLVALGLKEQEDDKGGY
- a CDS encoding LysR substrate-binding domain-containing protein, coding for MGTIKPANSRTRLMIPTESLEIVRAVAHFRNFTAAARYLHKVPSAISYTVRKLEERLDVQLFLRDSKRVELTPAGEHFIRQTGKLLAELEELEKTTRQMATGWEHEIKIALDNVVNQGMVYDLIRDLQAVRPETSLVINTEVHNGSWDALFHNRCQLVIGAPKAIPDNIETNDRFEWKSMGSLEWDLVMSPGHPLASISGLISQDMLKNYSSICIQDTSRVFRQGYNLLLEDQQILLVPSFRMAIECLLKGLGITVMPSHFVQPYIEQELLVRRDVLDIPMNDSCYLAWNKEVMGNGIRWVLDWLGEESWLNKVWLQYDAMKPMGYHVP